The following proteins are encoded in a genomic region of Saccharopolyspora antimicrobica:
- a CDS encoding cold-shock protein, with the protein MAQGTVKWFNAEKGFGFIAPDDGGPDVFVHYSAIEASGFRELSEDQRVTYEVTQGPKGPQAASVRV; encoded by the coding sequence ATGGCACAGGGAACCGTGAAGTGGTTCAACGCTGAAAAGGGCTTCGGCTTCATCGCCCCCGACGACGGTGGCCCGGACGTGTTCGTGCACTACTCGGCCATCGAGGCCTCGGGCTTCCGCGAGCTGTCCGAGGACCAGCGCGTGACCTACGAGGTCACCCAGGGGCCGAAGGGCCCGCAGGCCGCCAGCGTGCGCGTCTGA
- a CDS encoding MFS transporter: MGDEKDAGPRLFSGVGIAGAFAGFVLIGALQALYGPAIPAVRAHYGVSPAVGGLGLSAHFVGGLLGVVVFHRCCGKTGNRLLLGCSYLAMAAGAVVFAATPPWPVALLGAFVAGLGYGSIDYGLNHLFAIGFGARSPAMLNLLNAFFGIGSILAPVALAQLGPESYPLVFFAFAIASAVLIAALRGVRNTRVESGGTAPDRDAMLRNRSIAITGAFVILYVLNIGVEAGAGGWEPTHLIAAGHTASAATSATAVYWLMMTVGRFLVAPLTLRWSEQSILTWSCVGMAVCLALAVVPSLAPYAYAGLGLFIAPVFPTGLPWLHRLVPDAQRAGAYVIAASMLGGVVFPPLIGVGIELASTTAVPIILFGLNALCLLAIWWLLRQPGAPRDVAQPGDEEHAMTGDDRSRLKTALRRLDAWSLRVLNPPEVFLAVARHDFRHRRVEHTSPSTAPGAALPGTAFIHRRC, from the coding sequence GTGGGTGATGAGAAGGACGCCGGGCCGCGGTTGTTCAGCGGCGTCGGGATCGCCGGAGCGTTCGCCGGCTTCGTGCTGATCGGCGCGCTCCAGGCCCTCTACGGCCCCGCGATCCCGGCCGTGCGCGCCCACTACGGGGTCTCTCCCGCGGTGGGCGGCCTGGGGCTGAGCGCCCACTTCGTCGGCGGACTGCTCGGCGTGGTGGTGTTCCACCGGTGCTGCGGCAAGACCGGGAACCGCCTGCTGCTCGGCTGCTCCTACCTGGCCATGGCCGCGGGCGCCGTCGTGTTCGCGGCGACACCGCCCTGGCCGGTGGCCCTCCTGGGCGCCTTCGTCGCGGGCCTGGGCTACGGCTCGATCGACTACGGGCTCAACCACCTGTTCGCCATCGGGTTCGGCGCGCGCAGCCCGGCCATGCTGAACCTGCTCAACGCGTTCTTCGGGATCGGCTCGATCCTCGCTCCGGTGGCGCTGGCGCAGCTCGGCCCGGAGAGCTATCCGCTGGTCTTCTTCGCCTTCGCGATCGCATCGGCGGTGCTGATCGCGGCTCTCCGCGGCGTGCGCAACACGCGCGTGGAGAGCGGCGGCACAGCACCCGACCGGGACGCGATGCTGCGCAACCGCAGCATCGCCATCACCGGGGCGTTCGTGATCCTGTACGTGCTCAACATCGGCGTCGAGGCCGGAGCGGGCGGCTGGGAGCCGACCCACCTGATCGCCGCCGGTCACACCGCGAGCGCGGCGACGTCGGCCACCGCCGTGTACTGGCTGATGATGACGGTCGGCCGGTTCCTCGTCGCGCCGCTGACCCTGCGGTGGTCCGAGCAGAGCATCCTCACCTGGAGCTGCGTCGGCATGGCGGTCTGCCTCGCGCTGGCCGTGGTGCCGTCGCTGGCGCCTTACGCCTACGCCGGTCTCGGCCTGTTCATCGCACCGGTCTTCCCCACCGGGCTGCCGTGGCTGCACCGGCTGGTGCCCGATGCGCAGCGCGCGGGCGCGTACGTGATCGCGGCATCGATGCTGGGCGGTGTCGTGTTCCCGCCGCTGATCGGCGTGGGAATCGAACTCGCCTCCACCACCGCGGTGCCGATCATCCTGTTCGGACTCAACGCGCTGTGCCTGCTCGCGATCTGGTGGCTGTTGCGCCAACCGGGGGCACCGCGCGACGTTGCCCAGCCCGGAGACGAGGAGCACGCGATGACCGGCGATGACCGTTCCCGCCTGAAAACCGCACTGCGCCGGCTGGACGCCTGGTCGCTGCGGGTGCTGAACCCGCCGGAGGTCTTCCTGGCGGTGGCCCGGCACGACTTCCGCCACCGCCGGGTCGAACACACATCCCCGTCCACCGCCCCAGGTGCGGCGCTTCCGGGAACCGCCTTCATCCACAGGAGATGTTGA
- a CDS encoding alpha/beta fold hydrolase, which produces MFATTGDGAKIWYATAPGPAPVLLIHGFASDGESTWVRTGWVRALADRGHVLVDLRGHGQSDRPASGYAPGALAGNVLTVLDEADLSTVDVVAYSMGGLVGWELAKLAPGRVRRLALGGIGGRAADRDSMRRVAETLSATGLDACIEEVAGHRLEGPPPAPVLFAAGEQDDVAADAPELAAGFDAPFVSLGRRNHFNAVSSRLFKESATAFFER; this is translated from the coding sequence GTGTTCGCCACGACCGGCGATGGCGCGAAGATCTGGTACGCCACGGCACCCGGGCCGGCTCCGGTGCTGCTGATCCACGGATTCGCCTCGGACGGCGAGAGCACCTGGGTGCGCACCGGTTGGGTGCGGGCCCTCGCCGACCGCGGTCACGTCCTGGTCGACCTGCGCGGGCACGGGCAGAGCGACCGCCCGGCGTCCGGATACGCGCCGGGAGCACTGGCCGGCAACGTGCTGACCGTGCTGGACGAAGCTGATCTGTCCACTGTGGATGTGGTTGCCTACTCGATGGGCGGGCTGGTCGGCTGGGAGCTGGCGAAGCTCGCGCCCGGCCGGGTCCGCCGGCTCGCCCTCGGCGGCATCGGCGGCCGGGCAGCCGACCGCGACTCGATGCGCCGCGTGGCGGAGACGCTGTCGGCGACCGGCCTGGACGCGTGCATCGAAGAAGTGGCGGGCCACCGGCTCGAAGGCCCGCCACCGGCACCTGTGCTCTTCGCCGCGGGCGAGCAGGACGACGTCGCAGCGGACGCCCCGGAACTCGCCGCGGGCTTCGACGCGCCGTTCGTCTCCCTCGGACGCCGGAACCACTTCAACGCGGTGTCCAGCCGCCTGTTCAAGGAGTCCGCGACCGCGTTCTTCGAACGCTGA
- a CDS encoding biotin/lipoyl-containing protein, with protein sequence MAEVTFPLPDLGEGLISARVLEWLVAEGDWVERNAPLVELETTKSAVEIPSPQSGRVARLHVAEDAELEVGESLVTFTVSDDQAGIVGAVPEERKPQRRVRLTLPED encoded by the coding sequence GTGGCTGAAGTGACCTTTCCCCTGCCCGATCTCGGCGAGGGCCTGATCAGCGCGCGCGTGCTGGAGTGGCTGGTGGCCGAGGGCGACTGGGTGGAGCGCAACGCGCCGCTGGTCGAGCTCGAGACGACCAAGTCGGCGGTGGAGATCCCCTCGCCGCAGTCCGGCCGGGTCGCGCGACTGCACGTCGCCGAGGACGCGGAGCTGGAGGTGGGCGAGTCGCTGGTGACCTTCACCGTCTCCGACGACCAGGCGGGCATCGTCGGTGCCGTCCCCGAGGAGCGGAAGCCGCAGCGGCGCGTCCGCCTGACCTTGCCGGAGGACTGA
- a CDS encoding LacI family DNA-binding transcriptional regulator: MAAPARRPTIKDVARAAQVSYQTVSRAINDKPEIDPDTKRRVLEVAEQLGYRPSRHARALVKPRPSTLGLAVPDLTNPFFPEVIAGVIDSAAAHGWQVNVVSGGPAAEAELLRSFAAEVDALVGYFNHLDRAPEGLDIPVVLLDAEVRVPRCGAVAVNVDAGVRAGVQHLLDRGHRRLGMIDCSTSCDRYQRRKSFQQALADHGIALPADAVVESEQSVPGAERATHRLLDSHPETTAVFAFNDLTAVGVVRAAHARGLRVPQDCAVLGFDGLMLGELITPPLTTLHIDKRRLGALAVGEVERLLAGEREPAPVELTPELVIRESA, encoded by the coding sequence ATGGCGGCACCCGCGCGAAGGCCCACGATCAAGGACGTCGCGCGCGCGGCGCAGGTCTCGTACCAGACCGTCTCCCGGGCGATCAACGACAAGCCGGAGATCGATCCGGACACCAAGCGCCGGGTCCTCGAAGTCGCCGAGCAGCTCGGGTACCGGCCGAGCAGGCACGCGCGGGCACTGGTCAAGCCCCGCCCGAGCACGCTCGGCCTCGCCGTCCCGGACCTGACGAACCCCTTCTTCCCCGAGGTCATCGCCGGCGTGATCGACTCCGCCGCGGCGCACGGCTGGCAGGTCAACGTCGTCAGCGGGGGGCCTGCCGCCGAGGCCGAACTGCTGCGGTCCTTCGCCGCGGAGGTCGACGCGCTGGTCGGCTACTTCAACCACCTCGACCGCGCGCCCGAGGGCCTCGACATCCCGGTCGTGCTGCTCGATGCCGAGGTGCGGGTGCCGAGGTGCGGGGCCGTCGCGGTGAACGTCGACGCGGGCGTGCGGGCCGGGGTCCAGCACCTGCTGGACCGCGGGCACCGCCGCCTCGGCATGATCGACTGCTCCACCAGCTGCGACCGCTACCAGCGCCGGAAGTCCTTCCAGCAGGCCCTCGCCGACCACGGGATCGCGCTGCCCGCCGACGCGGTCGTCGAGAGCGAGCAGTCGGTCCCGGGCGCCGAGCGGGCGACGCACCGGCTGCTGGACAGCCACCCGGAGACGACCGCGGTGTTCGCGTTCAACGACCTGACCGCGGTCGGGGTGGTGCGCGCCGCGCACGCGCGCGGGCTGCGGGTTCCGCAGGACTGCGCGGTGCTGGGCTTCGACGGGCTGATGCTCGGTGAGCTCATCACGCCACCCCTGACCACGCTGCACATCGACAAGCGGCGCCTGGGCGCCCTGGCGGTCGGCGAGGTGGAGCGCCTGCTCGCGGGCGAGCGGGAACCGGCGCCGGTCGAGCTGACGCCGGAACTCGTCATCCGCGAATCGGCCTAG
- a CDS encoding thiamine pyrophosphate-dependent enzyme, which translates to MDAADLRTLHRLMLVARRLDEEAIALQRQGVLPAYAPAKGQEAAQVASGAALDLNRDFAFPTYREVGVAVGMGVDLAAYLASHRNIWHGGLYDPQSSRLAPLNAIVGGPVLHAVGWAMGAKLDGTGGAAIAYFGDGASSQGDVHEAMNFAGVYRLPVVFFCQNNGWAISVPTERQVAGGSVAARAASYGIESLRVDGNDAVAVFEATRAALERARDGGGPTVIEAMTYRMGPHSTSDDPGRYRTLEDEQAWTGRDPLVVAAQQLTADEVAAAEENAAAVVREVRESLVSLDVRPGEELFSFVYREPTKSLLAQQRAWKEHLDA; encoded by the coding sequence ATGGACGCAGCTGATCTTCGTACGCTCCACCGCCTGATGCTGGTGGCGCGGCGGCTGGACGAGGAGGCCATCGCGCTGCAGCGCCAGGGCGTTCTCCCCGCCTACGCGCCGGCGAAGGGGCAGGAGGCCGCGCAGGTGGCCAGCGGCGCAGCCCTCGACCTGAACCGCGACTTCGCGTTCCCCACCTACCGCGAGGTCGGCGTGGCGGTCGGGATGGGCGTCGATCTCGCCGCCTACCTGGCCTCGCACCGCAACATCTGGCACGGCGGGCTCTACGATCCGCAGTCCTCGCGCCTGGCACCGCTGAACGCGATCGTCGGCGGGCCGGTCCTGCACGCCGTGGGCTGGGCGATGGGCGCGAAGCTGGACGGAACCGGCGGCGCGGCCATCGCGTACTTCGGCGACGGCGCCAGCTCGCAGGGCGACGTGCACGAGGCGATGAACTTCGCCGGGGTGTACCGGCTCCCGGTGGTGTTCTTCTGCCAGAACAACGGCTGGGCGATCTCGGTGCCCACCGAACGCCAGGTGGCCGGCGGCTCGGTGGCCGCCCGCGCCGCGAGCTACGGGATCGAGAGCCTGCGCGTCGACGGCAACGACGCGGTCGCGGTGTTCGAGGCGACCCGCGCCGCGCTGGAGCGGGCGCGCGACGGCGGCGGGCCGACGGTGATCGAAGCGATGACCTACCGGATGGGCCCGCACTCCACTTCGGACGATCCCGGCCGCTACCGGACGCTGGAGGACGAGCAGGCGTGGACCGGGCGCGATCCGCTCGTGGTCGCCGCGCAGCAGCTCACCGCCGACGAGGTCGCCGCGGCCGAGGAGAACGCCGCCGCCGTGGTGCGCGAGGTCCGGGAGAGCCTGGTCTCGCTCGACGTGCGTCCCGGCGAGGAGCTTTTCTCGTTCGTCTACCGCGAGCCCACGAAGTCCCTGCTGGCGCAGCAGCGGGCGTGGAAGGAGCACCTCGATGCCTGA
- a CDS encoding alpha-ketoacid dehydrogenase subunit beta has product MPELSLQKALNLALQHACEDDDRVLIFGEDVGTLGGVFRVTDGLRAKFGEDRVFDTPLAESAIMGMAVGLAMHGWRPVPEIQFDGFSYPAVDQIVNQMARMHYRSRGVLNMPITLRLPSFGGIRAPEHHSESLEALFAHVPGLKVVSPSTPSEGYHLLRQAIADPDPVIFLEPKPRYWQRESFDPTEPVEVLPPGTSRVVREGKHATLVAWGAMVARCKQVAELAAEDGVELEVLDLRWLKPIDTDGLAASVAKTRRAVVVHEAPLTAGLGGEVSALVTERCFGDLRAPVQRVTGYDVPVPSGELEDQYLPSVDRILTAVQTTLEYRRG; this is encoded by the coding sequence ATGCCTGAGCTGTCCCTGCAGAAGGCCCTCAACCTGGCCCTTCAGCACGCGTGCGAGGACGACGACCGGGTGCTGATCTTCGGCGAGGACGTCGGCACGCTCGGCGGCGTGTTCCGGGTGACCGACGGCCTGCGCGCCAAGTTCGGCGAGGACCGCGTGTTCGACACGCCGCTGGCCGAGTCGGCGATCATGGGCATGGCGGTCGGGCTGGCGATGCACGGCTGGCGCCCGGTGCCGGAGATCCAGTTCGACGGCTTCAGCTACCCGGCCGTCGACCAGATCGTCAACCAGATGGCTCGCATGCACTACCGCAGCCGCGGCGTGCTGAACATGCCGATCACGCTGCGGCTGCCCAGCTTCGGCGGGATCCGCGCGCCGGAGCACCACAGCGAGAGCCTGGAGGCGCTGTTCGCGCACGTGCCGGGCCTGAAGGTGGTGAGCCCCTCGACTCCCTCGGAGGGCTACCACCTGCTGCGGCAGGCCATCGCCGATCCCGACCCGGTGATCTTCCTGGAGCCCAAACCGCGCTACTGGCAACGGGAATCCTTCGACCCCACCGAACCGGTCGAGGTGCTGCCGCCGGGCACGAGCCGGGTGGTGCGCGAAGGGAAGCACGCCACGCTCGTCGCGTGGGGTGCGATGGTCGCGCGCTGCAAGCAGGTCGCCGAGCTCGCCGCCGAGGACGGCGTCGAGCTGGAGGTGCTGGACCTGCGCTGGCTCAAGCCGATCGACACCGACGGCCTGGCCGCGTCGGTGGCGAAGACCCGCCGCGCGGTCGTGGTCCACGAAGCCCCGCTGACGGCCGGGCTGGGCGGAGAGGTCTCCGCGCTGGTCACCGAGCGCTGCTTCGGCGACCTGCGCGCCCCGGTGCAGCGGGTCACCGGCTACGACGTGCCCGTCCCGTCGGGCGAGCTGGAGGACCAGTACCTGCCCAGCGTCGACCGCATCCTGACCGCCGTCCAGACCACATTGGAGTACCGCCGTGGCTGA